The following nucleotide sequence is from Pseudobutyrivibrio ruminis HUN009.
GAAATAATAAAAGGATTCTTACAGAGGAAAATGGTTATATTACTGGCGGCGGTTGTACTGGTGTTTTTTGTGCTTTTTAATTCGGGCTTCTTTGGGGGCAAGGATGAGAGGATTAGGGTTTCCTGCGTGGGCGATAGTCTTACCTATGGAAGTGGAGTGCTAAAGACCAGGGAGACGGATGCGTATCCAGCACAGCTGCAGATAAAGATGGGGACAGATCATCTTGTTTCAAATTTTGGATTGCGCAATGCTACGGCATCTGCATCTGGGGATTTGCCATATGTGGAGTCGGAGGAGTATCAGCAGTCTCTGAAGTCTAAGCCTGATATCGTTGTGCTTATGCTTGGAACAAATGATACAAAGACTTATAACTGGAATGCATCAGACTATGAGGCTGGCTTGAAGGAGCTTGTGGAGTCATATCAGCAGCTTGATACTAAGCCTACAGTGTACTTGATGCGTAGCCCTTATTGCTATTCATTGGATGGAAGTGATGTGGCTGAGTATGATATTCAGCCTGCAGTTGTAGCTGACGAGCTGGGAGGAATCGTTGAAAAGGTTGCATCGGAGACTGGGGTAGAAGTGATTGATTTGTATCAGCTTACTGAGGGCCAGGATGAGCTTTATACTGATGGAATTCACTTTAATGCAAATGGATATGAGCTTATAGCTGATGAGGTGTATTCTAATTTAAAATAATTTTCAATAAAACCTGTTGACATTATATGCCTACAGGTTTATATTTTAATCAAACATATGAACAATCATTCATATATTCATTTTAGAGAAAACCCAATGGGGGACGGAGGAAAATATCATGAAGAAAACTTACAAAATCGACGTAGATTGTGCAAACTGTGCAAACAAGATGGAGCAGGCTGCTAAGGAGACAGCAGGCGTTGCTGATGCTACAGTTAATTTTATGGCACTTAAGATGAACGTTGAGTTCGAAGAAGGCGCAGATGTTAAGGCTGTTATGGCAGAAGTTCTTAAGAACTGCAAGAAGGTAGAGGACGATTGCGAGATATTTTTATAGGAGTTTGATATGAACAAAAAGCAGAAGAAGGTACTAATCAGAATAATTGCAGCGGCTTTGATGATGGCTATCCTGTTGTTGCTTCCTTTGGAAGAGGGCAGCTGGATCCGCTTTGTGCTGTTTTTGATTCCATATTTTACTATTGGTTACGATATTTTAAAGAAGGCATTTAAGGGAATTAAAAATAAGCAGGTCTTTGATGAGAATTTCCTTATGGCTGTTGCCACTATTGGCGCCATGGCACTTGGGGAATACACCGAAGGCGTAGCGGTTATGCTATTCTATCAGGTTGGTGAATTATTCCAGTCATATGCTGTTGGAAAGAGCAGAAGAAACATTTCACAGCTGATGGATATTAGGCCTGATTTTGCAAATATAATGGTGGATGGTCAGCTTACACAGGTTGATCCAGACGAAGTAGAAATCGGAAGTGAAATCATCGTTCAGCCTGGTGAAAAGATACCTATCGATGGCGTGGTTATTGACGGTACAGCTACTCTTGATACTGCGGCACTCACCGGTGAAAGCGTGCCTAGAAGCGCAAAGCCTGGGGATGAAGTTATTTCCGGTTGTATCAATATGTCAGGTGTTCTCACTATCCGCACTACAAAGGAGTTCGGCGAATCTACAGCTTCAAAGATTCTCGATTTGGTGGAGAATGCATCTTCCAAGAAATCAAAGCCAGAGAACTTTATTTCCAGATTTGCCAGAGTGTACACACCAGCTGTTTGTTATTCAGCGGTAGCACTTGCAGTACTTCCACCAGTTATTTCTCTTATCATTGGTGCGGAGCCTAACTGGGGACAGTGGATTTATAGAGCCCTTACATTCCTTGTTATCAGTTGCCCATGTGCACTTGTTATCAGTATTCCACTTACATTCTTTGCAGGAATCGGTGGTGCCAGCAAGGAAGGTGTTCTAGTAAAAGGGTCAAACTATCTTGATATGCTTTCAAAGGCAAAAATCGCTGTTATGGACAAAACAGGTACACTTACTGAGGGCGTATTCAAGGTTACAAAGATTGTTCCAAATGATATATCAGAGGATGAGCTTTTGATGTATGCTGCTATGGCTGAGGTATACTCAAATCATCCAATTTCACGCAGCTTAAAAGAGGCTTACAGCAAGCCTATCGATACAAACGACGTTACTGATGTGGAGGAAATCTCTGGACATGGAATCAGAGCTACAGTTCTTGGAAAGACTGTAAATGCAGGAAATGAGAAGCTTATGGCTTCTGTTGACACAGCTTTCAACCAGGCTAGCGAGCCAGGTACAGTTATTTACATAGCCATTGATGGCCAGTATAAAGGCTACATCCTTATATCTGATGAGATAAAAGCTACATCAAAGGCGGCTATCGAAAACATGAAGCGAGTTGGCATTAGACAGACAGTCATGCTTACTGGAGATAGCAAGAGTGTAGCAGATATTGTTGCAAAGGATTTAGGTCTTGATAGTGTTTGCTCTGAATTATTACCTGGGGATAAGGTTCAGAAGGTGGAGGAGCTTTTGGCTTCCAAATCTGAGAAGGAGCAGTTGATTTTTGTTGGTGATGGAATCAATGATGCACCTGTCCTTTCAAGAGCAGATATCGGTATTGCCATGGGTGCTCTTGGTAGTGATGCAGCTATTGAAGCCGCAGATGTTGTTCTTATGGACGACGATCCAATGAAGATTTCAAAGGCAATTGGAATTGCTAAAAAATGTATGCGTATAGTATATGAAAATATTTACTTTGCCATCGGAATTAAGGTATTATGCTTGATACTTGGTGCGCTTGGTATTGCAAATATGTGGTATGCTATTTTTGCAGACGTTGGTGTTATGGTTATTGCAGTTCTCAACGCAATCCGCGCATTACGTGTGAAGAACATTTAGGAGGTTTGACAATGGTTAAACATGCAGAATGCTGTGAAGAGCAGTGTGTACATAAAGAATTGGTAGCAAATGTACTTGACGATTTGCCTGATGAGGATGTCTTATACGATTTGGCAGAGCTTTTCAAGGTTTTTGGTGATAGTACCAGGGTACGAATCCTGATTGCTTTATTCGAGGCAGAGCTTTGCGTATGTGATATATCAGAAGCTCTTGGCATGACACAATCAGCTGTATCACATCAGCTGCAGATTCTTCGTACCAATAAGCTTGTAAAGAGCCGTCGCGAGGGCAAGCAGATTTATTATAGTTTGGCAGATGAGCATGTGGTTACCATTATGGCACAAGGCCTGAATCACATCTTAGAATAATACATTAAAGGATATTTCCCCTTGTTCTTTCTTAGAAGAACAGGGGGCTTTTTTATTGAATTTTTAGGCTGTAACGAAACAATTTATCAATAAGAAAAAAATGTGAAAAAAGTATTGACTTCAAACTTCTATTAGTATAAGATAACCACAGTTAGCGAAAGCTAACTAAAATATGAACAGGAAGCTAACATTATGTGCGAAGAAGTATTTGAAATGATATGTGCCATGGACAGGCGATGTGTAGAGTTGCAAGTTGTATTGCAGTGTGCTCCCACATTAGCTGGCCTTAAAACTTCAAATCTTCTTATAGTTCCGAAAGATCAGGAAGATAAGGTTAGATTTGTTCTTAGGCATTCAGGCTTGTTGGGGTATCGCCTCGTGTACGATAGACATCGAGTTATCTTTTTGGTTTTTAATAGGGATAAGCTCATAAGCTACCTTGCAAAGCCAGAGGTAAAGGAATTTCTTTCCTCTTATGGATATCGTACAGATGCCTTTGGGTATTTACTTCGAAATTTCCAGAATCGATACGATTCTTATGTTCATAAAAGGGATGATTTCCCTCATGAGATGGGAGTGTTCCTCGGATATCCGCTTTGTGATGTAGTAGGCTTCATTCAAAACGGAGGAGACGGATTTGTGCTGTCGGGGTATTGGAAGGTTTACAAAAATGCGACTGAGGCACAGAAGTTATTTGAAAAATTTGACATTGTAAAAGATGATATGGTTCGCATGGTATTTAAAGGATATTCATTGAAAGATATCGTAAATACGTATGCAAAGCCTGTCATATCCTTGGCAGTTTAAGTCAAAATATCTTATTTTAAAGGAGATTAAAGTCATGAGTAAGGTTAATGTTGTATTTTGGTCACAGTCTGGTAATACAGAGAGTATGGCAAACGCTGTAGGTGCTGGTGTTACAGCAGCAGGCGGTGAAGCTAACGTAGTATATGTTGGTGATGCTTCTATAGATGAGCTTAAGAACGCAAAGGCATTTGCACTTGGATGTCCAGCTATGGGCGCTGAGGTTCTTGAGGAAAGTGAGATGGAGCCATTTGTTACAGATTTAGAGGGCTTCGTTTCCGGTAAGACAATCGGTCTTTTCGGCTCATACGGCTGGGGAGATGGTCAGTGGATGCGCGACTGGGTTGATCGCATGACAGCAGCAGGCGCAACAGTAGTAAACGGCGAAGGCGTTATTTGCCAGGACGCTCCAGACGGAGCAGCAGAAGCTGCATGCCAGGAGCTTGGTAAAGCTTTAGCAGCAGTTTAATTTCATATTTTAGCTTATTTCCTTTCCCTGAGTTTCTAACCGGGTTTCTTGGGGAAGTTATTAGACTCCTTTTACAGCCTCCAGGTATGCCAGTGCCTGGAGGTAAATTATTCTGGAGCAGCCTTTACCGAAGGCAAATTTTAGATGGTTTATGCCACAGATAAAAGATGTCGGAATATCTGATATTTCGTGATAAAATCTAACAATTTAATTTTGAAAAAGATGTTGACAAAGCCTTGATTCTCATATATACTCTCTATTGTTCGCGAGAGAGAAACGCAACAAACGCAGAACGAATTATTTCGGGGTGTGGCTCAGTTTGGCTAGAGCACCTGGTTTGGGACCAGGGGGTCGCAGGTTCGAATCCTGTCACCCCGATTTGGAAATTAATTATTTTATGCGGGTGTGGTTCAATGGTAGAACATCAGCCTTCCAAGCTGAATACGTGGGTTCGATTCCCATCACCCGCTTTTTAATTTCTAATATGTTGCATATGTGTCAGTAGCTCAGCTGGATAGAGCAACGGCCTTCTAAGCCGTGGGTCGGGGGTTCGAATCCCTTCTGGCACACTTATACGGTTTATATTTTATCAGTATGGTGGGTGTGGCACAGCTGGTTAGCGCGTCG
It contains:
- a CDS encoding GDSL-type esterase/lipase family protein; its protein translation is MEIIKGFLQRKMVILLAAVVLVFFVLFNSGFFGGKDERIRVSCVGDSLTYGSGVLKTRETDAYPAQLQIKMGTDHLVSNFGLRNATASASGDLPYVESEEYQQSLKSKPDIVVLMLGTNDTKTYNWNASDYEAGLKELVESYQQLDTKPTVYLMRSPYCYSLDGSDVAEYDIQPAVVADELGGIVEKVASETGVEVIDLYQLTEGQDELYTDGIHFNANGYELIADEVYSNLK
- a CDS encoding cation transporter, with translation MKKTYKIDVDCANCANKMEQAAKETAGVADATVNFMALKMNVEFEEGADVKAVMAEVLKNCKKVEDDCEIFL
- a CDS encoding heavy metal translocating P-type ATPase, with the protein product MNKKQKKVLIRIIAAALMMAILLLLPLEEGSWIRFVLFLIPYFTIGYDILKKAFKGIKNKQVFDENFLMAVATIGAMALGEYTEGVAVMLFYQVGELFQSYAVGKSRRNISQLMDIRPDFANIMVDGQLTQVDPDEVEIGSEIIVQPGEKIPIDGVVIDGTATLDTAALTGESVPRSAKPGDEVISGCINMSGVLTIRTTKEFGESTASKILDLVENASSKKSKPENFISRFARVYTPAVCYSAVALAVLPPVISLIIGAEPNWGQWIYRALTFLVISCPCALVISIPLTFFAGIGGASKEGVLVKGSNYLDMLSKAKIAVMDKTGTLTEGVFKVTKIVPNDISEDELLMYAAMAEVYSNHPISRSLKEAYSKPIDTNDVTDVEEISGHGIRATVLGKTVNAGNEKLMASVDTAFNQASEPGTVIYIAIDGQYKGYILISDEIKATSKAAIENMKRVGIRQTVMLTGDSKSVADIVAKDLGLDSVCSELLPGDKVQKVEELLASKSEKEQLIFVGDGINDAPVLSRADIGIAMGALGSDAAIEAADVVLMDDDPMKISKAIGIAKKCMRIVYENIYFAIGIKVLCLILGALGIANMWYAIFADVGVMVIAVLNAIRALRVKNI
- a CDS encoding ArsR/SmtB family transcription factor; this encodes MVKHAECCEEQCVHKELVANVLDDLPDEDVLYDLAELFKVFGDSTRVRILIALFEAELCVCDISEALGMTQSAVSHQLQILRTNKLVKSRREGKQIYYSLADEHVVTIMAQGLNHILE
- a CDS encoding DUF3793 family protein, which gives rise to MCEEVFEMICAMDRRCVELQVVLQCAPTLAGLKTSNLLIVPKDQEDKVRFVLRHSGLLGYRLVYDRHRVIFLVFNRDKLISYLAKPEVKEFLSSYGYRTDAFGYLLRNFQNRYDSYVHKRDDFPHEMGVFLGYPLCDVVGFIQNGGDGFVLSGYWKVYKNATEAQKLFEKFDIVKDDMVRMVFKGYSLKDIVNTYAKPVISLAV
- a CDS encoding flavodoxin, whose protein sequence is MSKVNVVFWSQSGNTESMANAVGAGVTAAGGEANVVYVGDASIDELKNAKAFALGCPAMGAEVLEESEMEPFVTDLEGFVSGKTIGLFGSYGWGDGQWMRDWVDRMTAAGATVVNGEGVICQDAPDGAAEAACQELGKALAAV